TCCTCCATGCCCTCACCCACATACCAGTGCACAAAGGCACGCTTGGCATACATCAGATCAAACTTGTGATCTAGGCGAGCCCAGGCCTCAGCAATGGCTGTGGTGTTGCTCAGCATGCACACAGCTCTCTGGACCTTGGCCAGGTCACCACCAGGTACCACAGTGGGAGGCTGGTAATTAATGCCAACCTTGAAGCCAGTAGGGCACCAGTCCACAAACTGGATGGTACGCTTGGTCTTGATGGTGGCAATGGCAGCATTGACATCTTTGGGAACCACATCACCACGGTACAGCAGGCAGCAAGCCATGTATTTACCATGGCGAGGGTCACATTTCACCATCTGGTTGGCTGGCTCAAAGCAGGCATTGGTGATCTCTGCTACTGTAAGCTGCTCATGGTAGGCTTTCTCAGCAGAGATGACAGGGGCATAAGTGGCCAGGGGGAAGTGGATGCGAGGGTAGGGCACCAGGTTGGTCTGGAATTCTGTCAGATCAACATTCAGGGCCCCATCAAATCTGAGGGAAGCAGTGATGGAAGACACAATCTGGCTAATAAGGCGGTTAAGGTTAGTGTAGGTTGGGCGCTCGATGTCGAGGTTTCTACGACAGATGTCATAGATGGCCTCATTGTCTACCATGAAGGCACAATCAGAGTGCTCCAGGGTGGTGTGGGTGGTGAGGATGGAATTGTAGGGCTCAaccacagcagtggaaacctgGGGGGCTGGGTAAATGGAGAATTCCAGCTTGGACTTCTTTCCGTAATCAACAGAGAGCCGCTCCATCAGCAGGGAGGTGAACCCAGAGCCAGTTCCCCCGCCAAAGCTGTGGAAAACCAAGAAGCCCTGCAGACCTGTGCACTGGTCAGCCTgtgggagaaaaggaaatgtgatGTCTTATTAGGAGGGCATACTCTTAGCACTATTTGCAATCTCTTTAGATTGAGAACCATATCTACTCGATACCAAGACACCCTCCCCACcgcattttattttaatgttcaaAGATATTTTGTGAGAGTTTCTTTGGGTGTTAGCTGCAACTAACAAATGATAAAATGATAAACCTGGGAGGCTTCAGGACATCTAGTGAGAGTTCTAAAAGGCTTCAAAGTGCTCAGTGACTGAGAACTGGGAATGGGGAAGTTAAGccaatcttttgttttgttttttgtttttgttttctgagacagggtttctctgtgtagcctcctggctgtcctggaacgcactctgtagaccaggctggccttgaactgagaaatccacctgactctgcctcccaagtgttgggatcacaggcttGTGCCATTACTCCCGGCAAGTTAAGCCAATCTTAAATGAGCAACTTCTAACTGCATGAGAACAATAGAAGATCAGAATGGACAAGGCACAGGCTTTGGTTGCTGGGAGGCTGTCTCTGGTGACCTTGCTGTGGGTCAGATCGCCTCCACTGAGGGCATGCACCTTTCTTATCAGTTGGAGTTACCAAAGGGCAGGATTCAGATTTCTGGATATGTTGCCAAATCTGTGTGAAATATCTGTTTCACTGCCTAGGTTAGTTTCAGGCTGAAGGTGAGGGGCCCTACCTCCCCATGGGTGACCTGACAAAATTAAATTCCTCTACCTCACTTATTAAGGTGTAACCTAGCTCAGGTTGGGAATTAAGAGGACTGGGAATAGGGCTTAGCACAGTAAGCACTCAGCACGTAGGAGCCTATTCATTTGGGCAAGGGAGCGCCCTATTTATTAACATTCCACTAGACCTCGAATGGGCGTCCTGCTCCATTCACGTGGTCTATTCTGACTGCAGACCACATCTGACTGACCTCTGTACTTTTCTAGGATACCCAGGGAGAGACCTTGGTACATGCTGGGCAAGTACTCCACCACTGGGCTATCTCCCTATCCCTAATTATTTCAAATAGTCTTCTGTTGAGACTCTTTACAGACATTTCTTAATAACTAACTGATGCTTTAGTTCACTCATCTCATTGGcccatattttaattacattcaaTATCAGGCAGACCTCTGTCAAATCATATCCACTATGCCACTTGTGTACACAGTGACACTCAGGTCAGTTCTTTTGGTCTTGGTCATCCCCCAACTATAAATGGCCTTACTTGGTTTCTATGCCTTGGTAGGTCCCTAATTAAGTCTGTGCCGCGGGGAAACTGTTTGCTACATTGAACTTCATTTGCTACATCCATTTGCGGCAATCCTTCATTAATGGAAGGATAAACCTAACTTCCATGGGCAGTAGAGAAAGGTATGAAGCTGTGAGGTAAAGCTGTTGCTTTTTAGAACAGACCGTGTGTGGTTGGACTTAGCACAATGTGACTGGCTCTCCCCACACCCCAGCCAGCCAGGCAGCcagcctgccagcctgcctgcctgcctgcctgcctgccagcctgcctgcttCTTTTCTGGTTAATCACTTACAAGCCCCAGAGTGGTCATCTGATCGCCAGGCTGTTCGTTAAGACACACACTTAGCAGGATAGTTAAGGACCCACAGGACTAGAATTGCTAGGACTGGCCGGCCAGAGCCAGTTCATTTTCCTGACTGTTAGGAAATTGTTTTTCTGGGATTTCTAATCTTAGAACTTCAGATTCCATCAACATACCTGCTTTTGCAATATGGAATCTCCTGACTCCACCTCGAGCTTTGCTGGGGGActaaccttttttgtttgttttgagacagggtctctttgcaTATCCCCGGATGTCcgggatctcactctgtagacctatCTGTGTTCCAACTCAACAGCGATCCTCatgtctctaccttccaagtactgagattaaaggcttgtgccaccaccatctggctcgCTTAAGGACTCTTCTGtaggctgtttttctttttggtttaatTTTACTTTGTGTATATGATGGTTTTTTTCTGCCTGCacgtatatttatatatgtgtggtgcccacagaggccagaagagagcaaagatccCCTAGGGCTGACGTTAtaagttgtgagctaccatgtgggtactgggaattaacTTAGGTCCTCTAGagaagcagacagtgctcttaagttttaagccacccctccagcccctaTAAATGGTGTCAAACCAGCTTCTTGGGTTCTGaaactttttgtttcttctgctcTGAAGACTGAACCCTGGGCCCTGTTTGTGCGCCAGGTTGATTGCTCTATGAATTAACATGAAACTCCAGTCCAGAGTTCCAAATGAGCTTTACTCATTAGTTACGTGTATGCTCAACCACATCCTCAGTGTGAGACGACCTAAAAAGGGACGTGATTGTCTGAGCTTGAAACAAAGAGACCTAACATGGTCTTCAGTATTAGGGGACTGAAGCCTGCTAGTCCCACTGAATATGTATAAGATCCCAAATTTTGGTTAGAACACACTCCATAACTCACTGCTCTTACCAGCTTGCGGATCCTGTCCAGGACAAGGTCAATGATCTCCTTGCCAATGGTGTAGTGGCCACGGGCATAGTTATTGGCAGCATCTTCCTTGCCAGTGATGAGCTGCTCGGGGTGGAAGAGCTGGCGGTAGGTGCCGGTGCGGACCTCATCTGGAAAAGGAGAAGGCATCAGCCATCCACAACCAAGGACCCACCCGGGCTCACTCCCCCTCTGGGTCTGCAGAGATTCTGACTATGTGACCAAGAAGGAGTGGCTCAGGGAAGCCCGCGGTCAGCTCACCAATAACCGTGGGCTCCAGGTCTACGAACACTGCCCGGGGCACGTGCTTGCCAGCTCCTGTCTCACTGAAGAAGGTGTTGAAGGAGTCATCTCCTCCCCCAATGGTCTTGTCACTTGGCATCTGGCCATCAGGCTGGATGCCGTGTTCCAGGCAGTAGAGCTCCCAGCAGGCATTGCCGATCTGGACCCCAGCCTGGCCAACGTGGATGGAGATGCACTCACGCTgcggaagggaaggaagagagagtcaGAACATGACTCAGAGACAGGATCGCTTTTCAGAGGCCACCCCTGCCTAGGACTACACTTCAAAACCAAGAATTTTTACTGAAGAGCTAACTCAAGAAAACAGTCCTCAGGAAGGCATTAATGCTAACGGCCTACTAGGCAAGGCCGGACCCTTCCACGGGCTGCACCCACACTACTTCAGGATCAGTTTTCTACTACTTTAGAATGGAATTCAAGATGCCAGAATCCCCCAGCTCTGAGTCCTTGAACGTGAGGCTGAGCCTTTCCATGGCAAGTTGGGTCAAGCTGACAGTTAACCTCTGAGCTCATGGTGATTCCTCTTTATTCCAGTTCTTTGAGAGACAAAACTTCCACTTCCCTTTAAAACCAGCTCAAACCAGCCCcatgactcacacacacacacaaaaaatgctAGACAAGCAGACAGTTGTATGCCAAGAGTAGCCAGAGACAGCCACGCACTGTCAGGGAAGACAAGAAGCTAATCTACAAGAACAGTTTTCCTTCCCAGTTTCACTGTCAACCCATCTGGTGGGATGTTTTAAATACCAGAAGAGTCCTAAAACTTCACAATAATTtaagaaatggggctggagaatggggagaagaaggaagaaattaataGTTCCCTAGTAGATTAGATTGTACATTTCTGGCACCAGGGAAAAGTTACAAGAATTTAACcatgccgggtagtggtggcgcatgcctttaatcccagcacttgggaggcagaggcaggtagatttctgagttcaaggccagcctggtctacagagttccaggactgccagggttatacagagaaactcttgtctcgcaaaaaacaaaaagaaacctggCGGTGGGGACAcccttgttttcctttccttgctCAACAGTCACTCTGAAGTTACCAAACCCATTCCTGATTGATCCAATGAGACAATGAGCACAGACGCTGAACCCCCAGGATCCTGAGGGACCCAGTGTTCATCACAATTCATCTAGAGATGAGGACTTCGAATTTGGCAGAAAACTTTCAAATTAGACATAAAAAGTCTCCCACTGCTGTTATTCTTCTCCTTAAGTAGTAAAGGCTTTCatccttttaaaaatcatcagcaggggggctggagagatggctcagggttaaaggtgctcttccaaaggtcctgagttcaagtcccagcaaccacatggtggctcacaaccatctgtaatgagatctgatgccctcttctggtgtgtctgaagacagctacagtgtacttacatataacaataaatctttgggccagatttatttatctatttcgccctcttctggtgggtctaaagacagcaacagtgtacttacaaaaaaaaagtcatcagcAGGAAACTATTAAACATCCAGCTTCTCTAAGGAGCAGCCTCTCAGGTCAGGATAATAAAACAAGAATATTGCTCACAACCTTTGACTCACttcatccttccttcccacctgTGTTTCCCATAAAACAATCAAGGGCTGACCACAGTGAGCTCAGCATCTCCCTCTGAGGACTGTGGGGGAGGTGCAGCTTCCGTTCAAATGACCTTTACCTGGACTTTAGAACCTCCCGTCCCCAGAAGCTAGACAGAATCACAGACCTAAGGAAGCACAGTGTCTGAGACTCATTGATTCTAACGTGGCACTTCAACTGTCCTTTTGGTCCCCCAATTTCTGGTTCTaaacagcttctttgtgctgGCAATATAGCAAGTTAAGGTCAACTTCTGCCAAGCCTGACGAGTTCAATCCAGAAGGCCTAAGTATAAAGAAAGAGGGAACcgcagggcagtggtggggcacgcctttaatcccagcacttggggggcagaggaaggcggatttctgagttccaggtcagcctggtctacagagtgagttccaggacagccagggctacacagagaaaccctgcttagaaaaaaaaaaaaaaaaagaaagaaagaaagaaagaaaaaaagagggaaacaACTTCCCAAGTTGCCTCATCTCCACAGGCATGCCGTATGTTAAAACCAAACCTGTCTCCTGGAAGCTAAGACGGCAAAGTCAAGAGAAACAGACAAATCACTTAGTCTAGCCTGGACTGGATGAAAGGCTTGCTTGTGCAGAAAAGACATCTACTTAAGCTCCTCTTGCCTAATAGGTGAGCCTGGGGCTTTTCTGAACTGTATCTTTGTGGGTTTGCTTGATCAAAAGCACTCAAGCCAGTTGTTAACTAGAGTCCTATTACAGAATACCTCTTTCAGAATACAATCTTGAAAGTTTCCTGGGGTGTGGGAGGGCTTGTAGGCTCACCTGGAAAAAGAGCTTGCTACcaggcttgaactcagaactccgaGGAAAGCTGTTCTCTCCTACCCCTGCTGCAAGCACGCCAACTATCCAAAAGTACACTCACACAGGTGAATTAAACAAAAAAGCCAACAGCTTTGGATGCTGGAGATTTAGCTCAGCTGGGAGAGGTCTTGCCTAGAATGTGTGAAGTTCTGTGCTCTATCCCAGGACCACACAAAACGGTGGCTCAGGCCAGCAATCTCAGTCCTGGTGTGTGGAGGAGATCAGCAGGTCAAGGTCATGAACCACCAGACAGGTCGCTAGAGGCAGCTTGCGCAGCCAAGAGGACAgtacactcccctccccccccaaagcTTCCATAGaccttaaaaaattatttttaattttcattatccCTGGGACAGATGCACGGGAACAGCCAAACCCGCAGGTGTGAGGAGACCGCGGCTTTTCCATGAGAACCAAGTGGGAAGGAGCCAAGCCACGAGGTTGTTGATGAAATTAGCTTGGATTGTGAAACCTCGCCCTTTAGAAACAATACAGAGATggggttttcttttaaatttctattgTCAGCTGACCATGTGCAGGATTTTGTTCCCTTCTCTTCTGATGAAGATAAAACTCAGTGGCTTCCAGGCTAGGTAAATGGTCTTCCAAATAATTAAACTTATTCAGCAGGCAGGTTCCTTTTACCAAAATTAGTCACTCTGTAGTCAacactagcctggaactcaccagggaACCCGAGAAGTCCCAAACTCAAGAGCAATccttgtctcagcctccagagtagaAAACTAGCCACCCTCTTTCAAGCCCGGTTGAGTGACTGGTAACTTTGTTtgctttgaagacagggtctcactgagtaGCCAGGGCTGACCCAAACTCAAGAgatagcctgcctctgcctccagagtccaGGGATTGCCAgcctcacttgggaggcagaggcaggcggatttctgagtttgaggccagcctggtctacagaatgagttccagaacagccagagctacacaaagaaaccctgtctcgggaaaaaaaaacaaaaaaacaaaaaaaaacaaaaaagaaaactgaattaaCCCATTGTTAGCTAGGTGAGCAATCCTAGCCCTTGGGTAGTGGAGACAGATGGGTCTTGGTTTTAATTGAAGGTCATGAGCTTCATAAGACATGAAGCTTCATAAGGCATTCAAAAACCAAAATGCAAGTCAGGTGGCTAGCCTTTAATACCAGTTCGcaaggcagaggcgggtggatctgacttcgagaccatcctggtctacagagtgagttccatggcCACCAAGAGAAACCctttatgggggtgggggggatgctGTTGGTTGtcgggtggcacacgcctgcctttaatcccagcacttggaaggcagaggaaggcggatttctgagtttggaggccagtctggtctacagagtgagttccaggacagccagggctacacagagaaaccctgtctcaaaaacaaagcaaaacaaaacaaaacaaaaaatgctgtTGGTAGTTTATTCTagctttatagaaaaaaatgtatggaCATTTTTCTTAACTCGGCTAAATATGCCATTGAACTAACACTAGaaactaggctggcctggggATCTGACGTCAGTTATCCCCTCCCACGGAGGCGCTCGCCTTCCCAGGTGCACAGCTGCAGCTGGAAGGTCCCGGGACTGGCCGCAGGTGACTCAGCAGCGAGTCACAGGGCGTAGGAGCGGTGTCCGGAAGTATGGCTCAGTCCTGTCCGGAGCGCACGAGGTCCTCTGGGCCATCCCAGCTGGGAGAACGACATCATTTGAGAAAATGGAGACCTTTTAATTTCTCCCAATTCTTGTGGTCATTGTGAGAGTTCCCTGCCTTTCCGGGAGCGACCGGCGGCCTAGACAAGATGCTCTCCCAGTAGGATCGAGACAGAGGTGCCCCGAACGAGTCCTCCAGCGCAAAGCGACACTGGTTTAGTGGACTAGGCTCTCACACCCTGACCGCCAGGAGCCAGTCTAACTGGAGGCGGCCGTCGGGGGGCTACAGCAGGTGCCGTCTCCCGGGCAGCCCTCTGCTCCCGCGGTCCCTTCAGACGACCTCGCCGCTGCCCCAAAGCCACACTCACCATAGTTAGTCCTTAAAGTGGTCCGCGAAAACTGAGGAAGCGAAGAGAGGGTGACGAAGGTCTCCCACTAACAGACTACCAAGGAGTCCGGGGGAGAAGCTGTGTGAGGTCCGCCTCCAGGAGCGGGCTTATATAGCCTGGCCCGGCCACGCGTCGGGAGGGCGGACACCGGACCCCGCCCCGGGCCGCACCGAGGCCGACGATTGGCGTGTTCGAAAGTTCAAATCAAACTCCGTAGAAGGAgctggaagtgggaaggggaggagacaCCCGGGGTCCACGCCAGGGCCAGGTGGGGCGgggaaggaggtggagaaggCGATTGGAAGTTGGAGGACAGCGAGATCTTTGTGGAGCTCTGGCCGGaagaaagtcccaggtagagagGGCGGCCTGGCTCGGCCCCCGGGGACTCACAGCTGATCGCCGCCGCACTTGTGGCTCGGTCGCCCCACCCAGGCCTTGGAGCCCGGAAGAGTGAGCCAGAGAGGTGACCCGGTGACCTGCGGCTGCGGGCAGGGTGGTGACTGCGACTGCTTCAGGGGGCCAGGATGGAAACGCCCAGCTAACTTGACGGCACAGTGGGAGGGGTGGAGCTGAAGTTAGGCGACGCCAAAGCGGGTTACAGCATCATCAGGGTTGCAGCTCCTGAAGGCAATCTTTCCTAACCTACGTCTCAGTTGCGGCCAACCGGTCCTAAGCACTTTACTCCCACCTTCTAAAAGGCTagccctttctttttaaaagacccacttgccgggcggtggtggcgcacgcctgtaatcccagcactctgggaggcagaggcaggcggatttctgagttcgaggccagcctggtctacagagtgagttccaggacagccagggctatacagagaaaccctgtcttgaaaaaagtcAAATCCAAAAGACCCACTTATTAAtgatatgaaagtacactgtagctgtcttctgacactccagaagagggcgtgagatCTCGTTActgaaggttgtgagccaccatgtggttgctgggatttgaactcaggaagagcagtcgatgctcttaaccactgagccatctgtccagaacttgtaatttcttttttcccctctcaaAGACGGGTCCCCGAGCTGCTCTCAAACGATCCACACTAATTCCTTTCTCCGATTCTGCGGGATGCAGAGATGACTGTTCACACCATAGTATCACATTCTATCTGGCCCAAGAGCCCAGTGGCTGCTGTCCCCATTTTAGAGTCATAGAGACAAGAGTTCAGGGAAACAAATCAGGTGAGTGTCTCCACCGTGGGAGAAGTTGGAGTTCCCTGCAGCACTGGCCTGCACCAAACAGACGTGTCCGAACAACTCCACAAAGCCGGTTACAAGTGCCAGCCAGCCTGACTGAGGAGACAGACAGCTCCTGACAAAGCATAAGGAACGGGAGTGGTGCTTGCCTGTATTCCTGTAGTCCTcatgcagaggagagagagaccggaagagcctggagctcacaggcCAGCTGGTCTTGCAGTATCAGAGTTCAATGAggaaccttgtttcaaaaaacgaGGTGGAGAGTCATAGAGGAAGACAGAACATATTGACCTCTGGTCTATGCTCATTAcacaagaatctctctctctctctctctctctctctctctctctcacacacacacacacacacacacacacacacaccacaaaatgtaaaaagctacCTTTATTTGAACATGATGATGCATACCTGTATTTCAGCATGCAGGGGACAAGACTGGTAAATTCCATCCAGGCCAATCTGGCCTATTGGCtactttgtttcaaaaagaaaagactagAGTGTCAGGGATGGCTGAGGAAAGTGGTACAATTCAGGccgacaagatggctcagtgggaaaggcatttaccaccaagcctgaggaactgagtttgactcccaggaCCCAGCCAAtgtaaggagagaaccaactgtaACCGCTGAAATTATCTAATCTTTATACCAATAAAGACTAGGGAAGCATAAACTAAGGTAGAGACCTGCGAGCTCAGCTAGGTAACTATTTTCTTTACTATATACAGAGTATCTATTTACAAGCCTGATTCGACAACTAAACTGCCAGCTCTTTAGACACTTCTTTCTGAGTGATTCAACAGAGCTGCTCTACCTTTCTCTTGAGCTCCTCCAAACCCAAGAGGGCTCCTTAGCTCTCTTTCCTAGAACACTGTTTACCTATGACCCGCCggcagcttctgttttcctgcaaGACAAAGAGAAAATCCCTGGAGCTCCTTCCATAAAGAAGGCGCttccaaacagagagagagggagagagggagagagggagagagagagagggagagaggagagggggggggggagggagagctcTCCCAAGCAAGTTGCCTTAAAATTAGCAGGAACTTTCCATTCTTCAGCATTCTTATCTAATGAGGCTTGCAGAGGCACCCAAACCGCATCTCTACAGGACACACTTAACCGCCTTGAACAAATGCAATTATCTATTTAAGCTTTTATATTTTGCTAACAATTAGGTTTTCTATGTACAataatcaaatatcctgtaacactAATtccagaaagttgtcctctgacctccacacacctgctgcagcaaacacacacacacactctctctctctctctctctctctaaataaaaatgtaagaaataaaaagaagtagcagctgggtggtggtggcgctctctgggaggcagaggcaggcggatttctgagttcaaggccagcaagttccaggacagccagggctatacagagaaaccctgtctccaaaaaagcaaataaaaaaaaaaaatacaggattgTTCCTGAATATAGGAACAATCGGACAGAAGAATAGACCAGGGAAACTTAGTGTG
This portion of the Apodemus sylvaticus chromosome 17, mApoSyl1.1, whole genome shotgun sequence genome encodes:
- the Tuba1c gene encoding tubulin alpha-1C chain, translated to MRECISIHVGQAGVQIGNACWELYCLEHGIQPDGQMPSDKTIGGGDDSFNTFFSETGAGKHVPRAVFVDLEPTVIDEVRTGTYRQLFHPEQLITGKEDAANNYARGHYTIGKEIIDLVLDRIRKLADQCTGLQGFLVFHSFGGGTGSGFTSLLMERLSVDYGKKSKLEFSIYPAPQVSTAVVEPYNSILTTHTTLEHSDCAFMVDNEAIYDICRRNLDIERPTYTNLNRLISQIVSSITASLRFDGALNVDLTEFQTNLVPYPRIHFPLATYAPVISAEKAYHEQLTVAEITNACFEPANQMVKCDPRHGKYMACCLLYRGDVVPKDVNAAIATIKTKRTIQFVDWCPTGFKVGINYQPPTVVPGGDLAKVQRAVCMLSNTTAIAEAWARLDHKFDLMYAKRAFVHWYVGEGMEEGEFSEAREDMAALEKDYEEVGADSAEGDDEGEEY